A part of Flavobacteriaceae bacterium GSB9 genomic DNA contains:
- the panC gene encoding pantoate--beta-alanine ligase yields MEIYTERQQIESAIEKLKAKNCGIGLVPTMGALHDGHLQLVKKALEDNDTVVVSIFVNPTQFDNPNDLEKYPRTLDNDVALLKNLSDTRILVYAPTVDDVYGKNPVSETFDYDGLEHEMEGKFRDGHFNGVGTVVKRFFEIIKPHRAYFGEKDFQQLQIIRKLVEKHNIPVKIVGCKIQRESDGLAMSSRNTRLKPEYRAAAPFIYKTLKTAKKHFGTKSAGKVTQWVEEQFTKNDLLELEYFIISETETLRPVKRKSNKKNYRAFIAVYADDIRLIDNIALN; encoded by the coding sequence GTGGAAATTTACACAGAAAGACAGCAAATTGAGTCTGCAATTGAAAAGTTGAAAGCCAAAAACTGCGGTATTGGTTTGGTCCCCACAATGGGTGCACTGCACGACGGCCATTTGCAGTTAGTAAAAAAAGCTCTGGAAGATAACGATACCGTTGTGGTAAGTATTTTTGTTAATCCAACTCAGTTCGATAACCCCAACGATTTAGAAAAATATCCCAGAACGCTTGATAATGACGTTGCGTTGCTGAAAAACCTGAGCGATACCCGTATTTTGGTTTATGCACCAACGGTTGATGATGTGTACGGTAAAAACCCTGTTTCGGAAACGTTTGATTACGATGGTTTGGAGCATGAAATGGAAGGTAAGTTTCGTGACGGGCATTTTAATGGCGTAGGAACAGTTGTTAAACGTTTTTTTGAAATTATAAAGCCGCACAGGGCCTACTTTGGTGAAAAGGACTTTCAGCAACTTCAAATTATAAGAAAACTGGTTGAAAAGCACAATATTCCTGTAAAAATAGTGGGTTGTAAAATCCAGCGTGAAAGTGATGGTTTGGCTATGAGTTCGCGGAATACCCGCTTAAAACCAGAGTACAGAGCGGCCGCTCCTTTTATCTACAAAACATTAAAAACCGCAAAAAAGCATTTTGGCACAAAAAGTGCAGGTAAAGTAACGCAATGGGTTGAAGAACAGTTCACTAAAAACGATTTGTTGGAGTTGGAGTATTTTATCATTTCTGAAACGGAAACCTTAAGACCCGTTAAACGGAAATCAAATAAAAAGAACTATAGGGCCTTTATTGCCGTATATGCCGACGATATTCGACTTATTGATAATATAGCATTAAATTAA
- a CDS encoding glycogen/starch synthase, with amino-acid sequence MKDKRILYVSSEVVPYLPETEISSMSFEAPRMVNQQGGQIRIFMPRYGNINERRHQLHEVIRLSGINLVVNDLDMPLIIKVASIPKERIQVYFIDNDEYFKRKATLTDEDGNLFPDNDERAIFFAKGVIETVKKLNWAPDIIHVHGWLASLLPLYLKEYYKDEPLFSESKIVTSVYNQSFDDTLNKDMANKIKFDDIAEEAIKPLEEPSYNNLMKVAVDYSDALIVGSENIPEDLIAYIEASEKPILEYKSKDEFGEAYTSFVNDAVLS; translated from the coding sequence ATGAAAGATAAGAGGATATTGTATGTATCATCTGAAGTAGTTCCTTATTTACCCGAAACCGAAATCTCATCAATGTCGTTTGAAGCGCCACGTATGGTAAATCAGCAAGGGGGACAAATAAGAATCTTCATGCCAAGATACGGCAACATTAACGAACGTAGACATCAACTTCACGAAGTAATTAGGCTATCAGGAATTAATTTAGTGGTTAACGATTTAGACATGCCGCTAATTATAAAAGTAGCATCAATACCCAAAGAGCGCATACAAGTTTATTTTATTGATAACGACGAATATTTTAAGCGTAAAGCCACACTAACCGACGAAGACGGCAATTTGTTTCCAGACAACGACGAGCGTGCTATTTTCTTTGCCAAAGGTGTTATTGAAACGGTTAAAAAATTAAACTGGGCTCCAGATATTATTCACGTTCATGGTTGGTTGGCATCATTGCTTCCGCTTTACCTTAAAGAGTATTATAAAGACGAACCGTTGTTCAGCGAAAGTAAAATTGTTACCTCGGTTTACAATCAAAGCTTTGACGATACATTAAATAAAGATATGGCCAACAAAATTAAATTTGACGATATCGCCGAAGAAGCCATTAAGCCTTTAGAAGAACCATCGTATAATAATTTAATGAAAGTGGCGGTTGATTATTCGGACGCCTTGATTGTTGGCTCTGAAAACATCCCGGAAGATTTAATTGCATACATTGAAGCCTCTGAAAAACCAATCTTAGAATATAAAAGTAAAGATGAATTTGGTGAAGCCTACACGAGTTTTGTTAACGACGCCGTTTTAAGCTAA
- a CDS encoding DUF4270 domain-containing protein has protein sequence MEKPIKALKFSFFILLTLSLFIACDRDFTNIESDVLGDGNANFNKKDTVLPVVAYNKKIDSVQINGMASNLLGYFYDPAFGNTTASIVAQVTPSAYNPSFGENPVIDSVVISIPYFSTVVGVDDNGNSTYRLDSIYGNLGAKTKLSIYENNYFLRDFNPGGSATSAQNYYSNANSEINSALTESSSINFDEHIGELILTDTILPSSKPTILVKRTETDTTETISGPAYRVSLTSDEAKFYWKNTIINKEDNAVLSNASNFKNYYRGVYLKAESINNNGQMALLNLLSANANITIHYTYGDADSRLQSSYILNFSGNILNTFINDFTTNLENGKAVEGDATLNLKGTAGSMAVIDLFPNSSLEDFKNEFTDANGNPIKLINDAYLEVFEDMSKAVNGNYGDDYHKYDRIYAYDIKNSRPLIDYDFDQTENTQTPFNSKFLSLSQRDTISAKYRIRITEHLKNILLRDSTNTKIGLVISNNVNYTSNAKILSPNDNVNNVPKATLTSPRGTVLYGSNLAENEPKRMKLKVFYTEPK, from the coding sequence ATGGAAAAACCTATTAAAGCCCTCAAATTCTCCTTTTTCATCCTACTCACTTTATCTTTGTTTATAGCATGTGACAGAGATTTTACAAACATTGAAAGCGATGTATTAGGAGATGGTAACGCCAATTTCAATAAAAAAGACACCGTATTACCTGTTGTAGCCTACAACAAAAAAATTGACAGCGTACAAATTAATGGCATGGCGTCAAACCTATTAGGTTATTTTTACGACCCGGCTTTTGGAAACACAACAGCAAGTATTGTGGCACAGGTAACACCATCTGCATACAACCCTAGCTTTGGAGAAAACCCTGTAATAGATTCCGTTGTAATAAGTATACCATATTTTAGCACGGTTGTTGGAGTTGATGATAATGGTAACTCAACTTATCGATTAGACTCTATCTACGGAAATCTTGGCGCAAAAACCAAGCTCTCCATTTATGAGAATAATTATTTCCTAAGAGATTTTAATCCTGGCGGAAGTGCAACTTCCGCACAAAATTATTACTCTAATGCAAACAGTGAGATAAATTCAGCACTTACAGAAAGTTCTAGCATTAATTTTGATGAACATATTGGCGAATTAATTTTAACCGACACTATATTGCCATCATCTAAACCAACCATTTTGGTTAAACGTACTGAAACGGATACCACCGAAACTATCAGTGGTCCCGCATACAGGGTTAGTTTGACTTCAGACGAAGCAAAATTTTATTGGAAAAACACCATAATAAACAAAGAAGATAATGCCGTTTTAAGTAATGCCAGTAATTTCAAAAACTACTATAGGGGTGTATATCTTAAAGCAGAAAGTATAAACAACAATGGCCAAATGGCGTTACTAAACTTGCTTTCGGCCAACGCCAACATCACTATTCATTACACATACGGCGACGCAGATTCGCGCTTGCAATCTAGTTACATATTAAATTTTTCGGGAAACATTTTAAACACGTTTATCAACGATTTTACCACAAACTTAGAAAACGGCAAAGCCGTTGAAGGGGATGCCACATTAAATCTAAAAGGCACTGCCGGCTCTATGGCCGTTATAGATTTGTTTCCCAATAGCAGCCTTGAAGATTTTAAAAATGAGTTTACCGATGCTAACGGAAACCCAATCAAGCTTATCAATGATGCCTATTTGGAAGTTTTTGAAGATATGAGCAAAGCTGTAAATGGTAATTATGGTGATGATTACCATAAATATGACCGTATCTATGCGTACGACATTAAAAACAGCAGACCTCTTATTGATTACGATTTTGACCAAACCGAAAATACACAAACGCCCTTCAACTCTAAGTTCTTAAGTTTAAGTCAGCGCGATACAATCTCTGCAAAATATAGAATTCGTATAACAGAACATTTAAAGAATATCCTGTTACGCGATTCAACCAACACAAAAATAGGCTTAGTGATTTCCAATAACGTAAATTACACATCTAATGCCAAGATTTTAAGCCCTAACGATAACGTTAACAATGTACCTAAAGCCACTTTAACAAGCCCTAGAGGCACTGTACTTTACGGAAGCAACTTGGCTGAAAACGAACCAAAAAGAATGAAGTTGAAAGTATTTTACACAGAACCAAAGTGA
- the glmS gene encoding glutamine--fructose-6-phosphate transaminase (isomerizing), whose product MCGIVGYLGPREAYPIVIEGLKRLEYRGYDSAGIALFDGTDLKVCKTKGKVAELENKSKAEITTHGNVGIGHTRWATHGVPNDINSHPHLSNSGDLVIIHNGIIENYEALKKELQSRGYTFKSDTDTEVLINLIEDVKKQEGVKLGKAVQVALNQVIGAYAIAVFDKNKPEEVVVARLGSPLAIGIGKDEDEFFIASDASPFLEFTKNAVYLEDEEMAVIRFHKGIKIRKIKDDSLVDTYVQELQINLEQIEKGGYEHFMLKEIHEQPKAIQDTYRGRLLRNEAIIKMAGVEDNMKKFLNAKRIIIVACGTSWHAGLVAEYIFEDLARIPVEVEYASEFRYRNPVITEDDVLIAISQSGETADTLAAIKLAKSRGAFVFGVCNVVGSSIARESHAGAYTHAGPEIGVASTKAFTTQITVLTLMALRLSRAKGTISSSDFRQHLLELEMIPKKVEKALESDVIIKKIADVYKDSRNCLYLGRGYNFPVALEGALKLKEISYIHAEGYPAAEMKHGPIALIDENMPIVVIATKKGHYEKVVSNIQEIKSRKGKIIAIVTEGDVQVRELADHVIEVPETLESLSPLLTTIPLQLLSYHIAVLLGKNVDQPRNLAKSVTVE is encoded by the coding sequence ATGTGTGGAATTGTTGGATATTTAGGCCCAAGGGAAGCTTACCCCATTGTTATTGAAGGTCTTAAACGATTGGAATACAGAGGTTACGATAGTGCTGGAATAGCTCTATTTGATGGTACAGACCTCAAGGTTTGTAAAACCAAAGGAAAAGTTGCCGAATTAGAAAATAAATCTAAAGCAGAAATAACAACTCACGGTAATGTGGGCATTGGCCATACACGATGGGCCACCCACGGTGTGCCGAACGATATAAATTCACATCCACACCTTTCAAATTCGGGCGATTTGGTAATTATCCACAATGGAATTATTGAAAATTACGAAGCCCTTAAAAAGGAATTACAATCACGAGGATACACCTTCAAATCAGACACAGACACCGAGGTTTTAATCAATTTAATTGAAGACGTAAAAAAACAAGAAGGTGTAAAATTGGGTAAAGCCGTTCAAGTTGCCCTAAACCAAGTTATTGGTGCGTATGCCATTGCTGTATTCGACAAAAACAAACCCGAAGAAGTTGTGGTAGCACGATTGGGCAGCCCGTTAGCTATAGGTATTGGAAAAGACGAAGATGAATTTTTCATAGCAAGCGATGCTTCTCCATTTCTAGAATTCACAAAAAATGCAGTTTATCTTGAAGATGAAGAAATGGCCGTCATCCGTTTTCACAAAGGCATAAAAATCAGAAAAATAAAAGACGACTCTTTAGTTGATACTTACGTGCAAGAACTTCAAATCAATTTAGAGCAAATTGAAAAAGGCGGTTACGAGCATTTCATGCTAAAAGAAATTCACGAACAGCCCAAGGCTATTCAAGACACTTACCGTGGACGTTTATTGAGAAACGAAGCCATTATTAAAATGGCTGGTGTTGAGGATAACATGAAAAAATTCCTCAACGCCAAACGTATAATTATTGTAGCTTGTGGTACATCTTGGCATGCTGGCTTGGTGGCCGAATATATTTTTGAAGACTTGGCCAGAATACCCGTAGAAGTAGAATACGCCTCAGAATTCAGGTATCGAAACCCAGTTATTACAGAAGACGATGTACTAATTGCCATTTCACAATCTGGTGAAACTGCTGATACCTTAGCCGCTATAAAATTGGCTAAGTCTAGAGGGGCTTTTGTTTTTGGCGTATGCAACGTTGTGGGGTCTTCCATTGCACGTGAATCGCATGCTGGAGCTTACACACATGCTGGACCAGAAATTGGCGTCGCTTCAACCAAAGCATTCACTACACAAATTACTGTATTAACCTTAATGGCCTTAAGACTGTCAAGAGCTAAAGGAACCATTAGCAGCTCAGACTTCCGTCAGCATTTACTGGAATTAGAAATGATTCCTAAAAAAGTAGAAAAAGCACTGGAATCTGATGTAATAATTAAAAAAATCGCCGATGTTTACAAAGATTCTCGCAATTGCTTGTATTTGGGCAGGGGTTATAATTTCCCTGTAGCACTTGAAGGTGCATTAAAACTAAAAGAAATATCATACATCCATGCTGAAGGCTATCCGGCAGCAGAGATGAAACACGGCCCTATTGCTCTTATTGACGAAAATATGCCCATTGTGGTTATTGCTACTAAAAAAGGACATTATGAAAAGGTAGTGAGCAATATTCAAGAAATAAAATCCAGAAAGGGTAAAATTATAGCCATCGTTACCGAAGGTGATGTTCAAGTTAGGGAATTGGCAGACCACGTTATTGAAGTGCCAGAAACTCTAGAGTCGCTTTCACCTCTATTAACCACAATTCCATTACAATTACTCTCATACCATATAGCTGTACTATTGGGTAAAAACGTGGATCAACCACGTAACTTGGCAAAATCGGTTACTGTAGAATAA
- a CDS encoding TonB-dependent receptor: MKTILYYLLLLLSSTLYGQTTLSGSVVDDSGQPIPGANVIVIGTSTGTVTDFDGNFSLTYDQAPSFSVQASSIGFETVTEEVTSNNQVINFILKEGTSLDEVVISASRTPERIFESPVTVERFGLKEIKNTASADFYGGLENLKGVDINTNSLTFKSVNTRGFAAFGNNRFMQLIDGMDNSAPALNFPLGNLVGMIEPDIQNVELLPGAASALYGANAFNGILFMQSKNPFDFPGISTTIKRGITSQDSAGDNAYTDVSLRAAYKFSDKFAGKVNFGYLRGTDWMATDMSDKNMTSGTRTSNINYNGVNVYGDEVSTNIYDVALALVNLGILPSGAENLVPSVNVSRTGYQERDMTDYKAESIKADWGLYYRPWANDFEIQYIGKIGRGSTIFQGAQRYMINDFSMQQHKLEVKNDNFFLRGYINSDKAGDSYVLDVAGPNLLAKWKPHETWFGEYVGAYVQSTLGGATNDQAHVLARKTAEMGRFEPGTQQYQNAFDAVTNDTDFLTGSKFQDNSKIYHADANYNFSHLTDFAEIQVGGSYRRYKLNSFGTIYTDAQGPINYSEVGVYTQIQKTLMERLKLTGSIRYDKSELFDGFFSPRISAGYTLGTEENHNIRASVQTGFRNPNTQDLYIGLVTGLGVLIGGANDNGDRFVRDYNVSQFAQNNLGQPSSITQSGYAAYNNSLSSTVATGLATHNPSDNGSQFIGNSDYIKPEQVTSFEVGYRGKLKNVTIDLSSYYNTYQDFIANETVAAPYYGNVANFDLTGYDPNNPASVAGLNQDTQFILAALQNDDFVRYQTYTNSNTEVNSYGGAVAISTKVFGNFDLGANYTYANFDFDKKANPNFRPSFNTPEHKVKATFGNTELFKNFGFNVAWRWSDNYLWQSSFGDGQIDSFHVVDAQLNYRVPSMKSSFKIGASNLLQQEYATAFGTGNIGSIYYVSWTINNL; encoded by the coding sequence ATGAAAACAATTCTCTATTATTTATTACTCCTACTTAGTAGTACACTTTATGGACAAACCACCCTTTCAGGTTCTGTTGTAGATGATAGCGGGCAACCTATTCCCGGTGCAAACGTTATAGTTATTGGAACCTCAACTGGTACCGTTACTGACTTTGATGGTAATTTCAGTTTAACTTACGACCAAGCCCCCTCTTTTTCTGTTCAGGCTAGTAGCATTGGTTTTGAAACGGTTACAGAAGAAGTAACATCAAACAACCAAGTGATAAACTTCATCTTAAAAGAAGGTACTTCGCTGGATGAAGTTGTTATTTCAGCATCTAGAACTCCAGAACGTATATTTGAATCGCCCGTAACTGTTGAACGCTTTGGACTTAAAGAAATTAAAAATACGGCTTCTGCCGACTTTTACGGTGGATTGGAAAATCTTAAAGGGGTTGACATTAATACAAATAGTTTAACCTTCAAATCGGTTAACACAAGAGGCTTTGCGGCTTTTGGCAACAACCGATTTATGCAATTGATTGATGGCATGGATAATTCCGCTCCGGCCCTAAATTTTCCTCTCGGAAATTTAGTTGGTATGATTGAACCAGACATTCAAAATGTTGAGTTGCTCCCGGGAGCGGCATCTGCTTTGTACGGCGCAAATGCTTTTAATGGCATTTTATTCATGCAAAGTAAAAATCCTTTTGACTTTCCAGGAATAAGTACAACTATTAAACGCGGAATCACTTCACAAGATTCGGCGGGAGATAATGCTTATACGGACGTTTCGCTCAGAGCTGCCTACAAATTTAGCGACAAGTTTGCTGGTAAAGTAAATTTTGGATACTTAAGAGGTACCGATTGGATGGCTACCGATATGAGCGACAAAAATATGACTAGCGGCACTAGAACCTCCAATATTAATTATAACGGAGTGAATGTTTATGGTGATGAAGTATCGACCAACATATACGATGTGGCTTTAGCCTTAGTGAACTTAGGTATACTACCCTCAGGAGCCGAAAACTTGGTACCTTCGGTTAACGTTAGTAGAACAGGTTATCAAGAACGCGATATGACCGATTATAAAGCGGAAAGTATAAAAGCCGATTGGGGACTTTACTACCGTCCTTGGGCTAATGATTTCGAAATTCAATATATAGGTAAAATAGGCCGAGGATCTACTATTTTCCAAGGCGCCCAACGCTATATGATTAATGATTTTTCTATGCAGCAGCACAAATTAGAAGTAAAAAATGACAACTTCTTCCTCCGTGGCTACATAAACTCAGACAAAGCAGGAGATTCTTATGTTTTAGATGTTGCTGGTCCAAATCTTTTAGCGAAATGGAAACCGCATGAAACTTGGTTTGGCGAATATGTTGGTGCATATGTACAATCAACTCTTGGCGGTGCAACCAATGATCAGGCTCATGTCCTAGCTAGAAAAACTGCAGAAATGGGCAGGTTTGAACCTGGCACGCAACAATACCAAAATGCATTTGATGCTGTTACAAATGACACTGATTTTTTAACAGGCTCTAAATTTCAGGACAATTCAAAAATTTACCATGCCGATGCCAACTATAATTTTAGTCATTTAACCGATTTTGCAGAAATACAAGTTGGAGGCTCTTACAGAAGATACAAATTGAATTCGTTTGGAACTATTTACACCGATGCGCAAGGCCCTATCAATTATTCTGAAGTTGGTGTTTATACCCAAATTCAAAAAACGCTAATGGAGCGATTAAAATTAACAGGTTCTATCCGTTATGATAAATCAGAGCTATTTGACGGTTTCTTTTCTCCTCGAATTTCAGCAGGATATACTTTAGGCACCGAAGAAAACCACAACATAAGAGCTTCGGTACAAACCGGTTTTAGAAACCCCAACACGCAAGACTTATATATTGGTTTAGTAACGGGCTTAGGTGTTCTTATTGGAGGGGCTAATGATAATGGCGACCGTTTTGTACGCGATTATAATGTTAGTCAGTTCGCGCAAAACAACTTAGGGCAACCGTCTTCTATTACGCAATCGGGTTATGCAGCTTACAACAACTCCTTGTCCTCTACCGTGGCTACCGGATTAGCCACACACAACCCTTCTGATAATGGAAGCCAATTCATTGGAAATTCCGATTATATAAAGCCGGAGCAAGTTACTTCTTTTGAGGTAGGCTACAGGGGGAAACTTAAAAACGTTACTATAGATTTAAGTTCTTATTACAATACGTATCAGGATTTTATAGCAAACGAAACGGTTGCTGCACCTTATTACGGGAATGTTGCAAATTTCGACTTAACGGGGTATGACCCAAATAATCCAGCATCGGTGGCTGGTTTAAACCAAGATACACAATTCATTCTTGCGGCACTCCAAAACGACGATTTTGTTAGGTACCAAACCTATACAAACTCAAACACCGAGGTTAATTCGTATGGTGGTGCAGTTGCAATAAGTACCAAAGTATTTGGCAATTTTGACCTTGGCGCAAATTACACCTATGCCAATTTTGATTTTGATAAAAAGGCTAACCCCAATTTCCGACCTAGTTTTAACACACCCGAACATAAAGTAAAAGCAACATTTGGAAATACCGAACTGTTTAAAAACTTTGGCTTTAACGTAGCGTGGCGTTGGAGCGACAATTATTTATGGCAATCTTCTTTTGGCGACGGTCAAATTGATTCGTTCCACGTTGTTGATGCCCAACTTAATTACAGAGTGCCCAGCATGAAATCTTCTTTCAAAATTGGGGCGTCAAACTTATTACAACAAGAATATGCAACAGCCTTCGGAACAGGAAACATTGGATCTATTTACTATGTATCTTGGACTATCAATAACCTATAA
- a CDS encoding G-D-S-L family lipolytic protein, protein MKYIKYILLSTLFIGLASCEEDDSSMVTEEQLPELTAGSANFSTYIALGNSLTAGFTDGALFMASQENSIPNLLSQKFTMVGGGDFVQPLMNDNFGGIAIGGNRLPGFNPRLVFGGAGPVPLESVIGPVTVTTDLVSNNPSGPFNNMGVPGAKSFHLLAPGYGNIDNVSLGLANPYFVRMASAPNASVIEDAMAQAPTFFTLWIGNNDVLGYATSGGESNPESEDYNPITPVDGPPGVGFNQTYGALIATLTSQGAQGAVVNIPNVTDIPHFTTVPYNPIPLDAATAGAVNHAYAEYNGGLQLALANSLITAEEATARTISFTASQNNAVVIEDESLTNLSGLGLPSIRQATANDLFVLPAASFIGTEAVSGNPLTVNGVAVPLADKWVLIPSEQAEIKTAIDTFNATIKAAATQAGLAFVDANALLNQLANGGITSNNFNLNSSLVFGGAFSLDGVHPTARGYALVANEFLKAIDTTYGSNFEASGNFLDIGNYPTNYSPTLQ, encoded by the coding sequence ATGAAATACATCAAATATATACTCCTTTCTACTTTGTTCATTGGGTTGGCTTCTTGCGAAGAAGACGACAGCAGTATGGTAACGGAAGAACAACTGCCAGAACTTACCGCCGGCAGCGCCAACTTTTCAACTTACATAGCCCTAGGAAATTCGCTTACGGCTGGGTTTACAGATGGGGCGCTGTTTATGGCCTCTCAAGAAAATTCTATACCTAATTTACTTTCCCAAAAGTTTACCATGGTTGGTGGTGGCGATTTTGTGCAACCACTAATGAATGATAATTTTGGTGGTATTGCCATTGGAGGAAACAGACTGCCCGGTTTTAACCCTAGACTTGTTTTTGGAGGAGCCGGACCCGTGCCTTTAGAAAGTGTTATCGGCCCAGTTACCGTTACAACCGATTTAGTAAGTAACAACCCGTCCGGTCCCTTTAATAATATGGGTGTGCCTGGCGCAAAAAGTTTTCATTTATTAGCTCCCGGCTATGGAAATATTGACAACGTTTCTTTAGGTTTGGCTAATCCTTATTTTGTTAGGATGGCATCAGCACCAAACGCCTCTGTTATAGAGGATGCCATGGCACAAGCCCCAACATTTTTTACTCTATGGATAGGAAATAACGATGTACTAGGCTATGCCACTTCAGGCGGTGAAAGCAACCCCGAATCTGAAGATTATAACCCCATTACGCCGGTTGATGGCCCTCCTGGTGTTGGTTTTAACCAAACTTATGGCGCCTTGATAGCTACGCTAACCTCCCAAGGAGCACAAGGTGCCGTGGTCAATATTCCAAATGTAACAGATATTCCGCATTTTACCACCGTACCTTATAACCCAATTCCGCTGGATGCGGCTACAGCAGGTGCTGTGAATCATGCTTACGCCGAATACAATGGCGGTTTGCAACTTGCGTTGGCAAATAGTTTGATTACAGCTGAAGAGGCTACTGCCAGAACTATAAGTTTTACAGCTTCTCAAAATAATGCTGTGGTTATAGAAGATGAAAGTTTAACCAATCTGTCTGGTTTGGGCCTACCTAGTATAAGACAAGCTACAGCAAATGATTTATTTGTACTTCCGGCCGCATCGTTTATTGGTACCGAAGCCGTTTCAGGAAACCCTTTAACAGTTAACGGCGTTGCAGTTCCTTTGGCAGACAAATGGGTACTAATACCGAGTGAACAGGCTGAAATAAAAACCGCTATTGACACCTTTAATGCAACCATTAAAGCGGCAGCTACCCAAGCAGGCTTAGCATTCGTAGATGCCAATGCACTACTAAACCAATTAGCTAACGGCGGTATTACGAGTAATAATTTTAACTTAAATTCCAGTTTGGTATTTGGCGGGGCTTTTTCGTTGGATGGTGTTCATCCTACAGCACGAGGCTATGCTTTAGTAGCCAACGAATTTTTAAAAGCTATTGATACCACTTATGGTTCAAATTTTGAAGCTTCGGGCAACTTTTTAGATATAGGAAACTATCCAACAAACTATTCGCCTACATTACAATAA